A region from the Capra hircus breed San Clemente chromosome 9, ASM170441v1, whole genome shotgun sequence genome encodes:
- the ARMT1 gene encoding protein-glutamate O-methyltransferase has translation MAGPPASLSARDVGSFAYLSIKDRSPQILTKAIDTLHRHKSEFFEKHGEKGLEAEKKAISLLSKLRNELQTDKPIVPLVEKFVDTDIWNQYLEYQQSLLNESDGKPRWFLSPWLFVECYMYRRIHEAIIQSPPIDDFDIFKELKDQNFFESQESVIALCTHLQELRKTIEDLDENQLKNEFLKVLQISLWGNKCDLSLSGGEHISQKTNIMNSLEDLKPFILVNDMDRLWSLLSNCKKTREEESVTRVDIVLDNSGFELITDLVLADFLLSSKLATKIHFYGKTIPWFVSDTTIHDFNWTIKQLKHSNNKWVSQCGVDWEDHIKTGRWVYLDHIFWTLPHEFSAMSQVAPDLYAALQKAHLIFFKGDLNYRKLTGDRRWEFTIPFHEALSGFHPAPLCSIRTLKAEVQVGLQPGQGEQLTASEPNWLTTGKYGVFQFDGPL, from the exons ATGGCGGGGCCTCCGGCGTCTCTGTCGGCGCGGGACGTAGG ATCATTTGCATATCTTTCAATTAAAGACAGATCACCCCAGATCTTAACGAAAGCTATTGATACATTGCACCGACATAAAAGtgaattttttgagaaacatGGAGAG AAAGGCCTGGAAGCTGAAAAGAAAgcaatttctcttctttctaaatTGCGGAACGAATTGCAAACAGATAAACCGATTGTTCCTTTGGTTGAAAAGTTTGTTGATACTGACATATGGAATCAGTACCTAGAATATCAACAGAGTCTTTTAAATGAAAGTGATGGGAAACCAAGGTGGTTCCTCTCCCCGTGGCTATTTGTAGAATGCTACATGTATCGTAGAATTCACGAAGCAATTATCCAAAG tcCACCAATCGATGACTTTGATATATTTAAAGAATTGAAAGACCAAAATTTCTTTGAATCTCAGGAGTCTGTCATTGCCTTATGTACTCATCTGCAAGAGCTGAGGAAAACTATTGAAGACCTAGATGAAAATCaactgaaaaatgaatttttaaaagttcttcag atttcactaTGGGGAAATAAGTGTGATCTGTCTCTATCAGGTGGGGAACATATTTCTCAGAAGACCAATATAATGAATTCGTTGGAAGACCTAAAACCTTTCATTTTAGTGAACGACATGGATCGTCTTTGGTCATTGCTAAGCAATtgcaagaaaacaagagaagaagAATCTGTTACTCGAGTGGATATTGTTCTGGATAATTCTGGGTTTGAACTTATTACAGACTTGGTATTAGCTGACTTCTTGTTGTCCTCTAAACTGGCAACTAAGATCCATTTTTATGGGAAAACGATTCCATGGTTTGTTTCTGATACTACTATTCACGATTTTAATTGGACAATCAAACAACTAAAGCATTCTAATAATAAGTGGGTGTCCCAGTGTGGGGTTGACTGGGAAGACCATATTAAAACGGGCAGATGGGTTTACCTCGATCATATATTTTGGACTCTGCCTCATGAATTCAGTGCAATGTCTCAGGTCGCTCCTGATTTATATGCTGCACTACAAAAGgctcatttaattttcttcaaggGTGACTTGAATTATAGGAAGCTGACGGGCGACAGAAGATGGGAGTTTACCATTCCATTTCATGAGGCGTTGAGTGGCTTCCACCCTGCACCTCTGTGCAGCATCAGAACATTAAAGGCTGAGGTTCAGGTTGGTCTGCAGCCCGGGCAAGGTGAACAGCTCACAGCTTCTGAGCCCAACTGGCTGACCACTGGGAAATACGGAGTATTTCAGTTTGATGGTCCACTCTGA